aataataatgattattataactattattatttcgACAGGTCTGGATGCTATATGGATGGCATGTTGGCACAGTAGTTAGTGagtgtgctgcacagctctgggggcctggggttgtgagTTTGAGCCTCGCTTAGGTTGCTGCATGTGAGGATGTCCGTGTGGGTTAAAATTGACCACTTTCTAAAATTtgccatgctaaattgccctttggtatgggtgtgtgtggcctgaaggcaaataaatacataaactaaTATACTGAGTATACCcttaaaaaggggttctttcgAAACATGTTCtataaagaaacataaaaaactCTCTGAATGCATAGAAAAAAGAATAGTTAACAATAAACCTAGGATTCAAGGTTTAAACTGGACAAAACAATGTCTGACAACGACAGGCCCTTACTATCCTCACAACAGCTATTGTTGCTTTATCAACAGCGCAACAGCGCAGCAGCACTCCGACAGAAAACACATGCCACGTAAGAAGGACTATTGTTAATTAAAGAGGCTAGCTCTTAGAAAGGCTGCTGTTGCCAGTTCTCTcgctgcttttgtttttcttcgCTCTCAAACGTCCCAATGCACATATCAACCTCATTTGCTCTTCCTGTTCTTTTCTAATCTGACAACTCTGGTCATGTCTGGAGGCCGCTTGTGCATTCATCTTCTTTTCCTCCGTGGAAATCTTTCCTGCAGTTTCTCAATCGCCTTGGCTTGGCTCACCGGTCCCTGTTCCCTTAGCTGACACAACCTCTGACAATTAGAAAAGCTTGAAGAAGAAAACtctgccatgtgtgtgtgtcagcaataacGAGACGTCCACAGAAGACCAATACCGCTTGTCTAAGGGCCCAAAAAGACCTTGGCTGAGGGCTCCTATTTTATGTACAACCAAAGGTTTGTTTTAATGATAAACTGCTTATAGCGTAGCCGTAATTCGAGGCCTTTGGAGCTTCCTATTACAAGCTGCGATGACTGTGGGAGAATTTTAGGCTGTGCTGTTGTCCCTTCACGACACAATCCCCCTGATGGCTCAGGCTACTTCCAAGGCCTCGACTTTCGTCCTTTCAGGAATCTGGAAAACACTGTGCGAGGAATGAGAGGAATTTTTGCACTCTTCTCGCTTGCCTTGTATTTTTTTCCACTCTCCGCTCTGGAAGTCCTTCGTGCGGCCCCGGGGCCCCTGgagcttttttttccccttttgttTTTTGAACGGTGACCAACAATAACAGCATCCCATAAACAATGGGGTTTGTTGATTGGCGAGGCAACGAAGAGAAAGAGTTGGAGGGGGTGTGGAGGGGGGCTGAGTGTTATTGCATTTGGCAGCTGCTGCGCTGGCAGCCTCTCCACTGAGGGTTAGCGATGTGCTCTTTGTGGTAGTGTGGAGATATTATGTCAGTTCTTGGCTATGCGGCAGCTCTCGCGGGAGACAGGACCCTGCTTCCCCTCATAAGCCCTCTCACTTTCCCCCTCGCTCTCCGTCATCCAGATCCTTTTAGCAGACACAATACTGTTCAGAAGAGCCCCCAAAGCACTTCAAATGGAACGTAGGAAGAATATCCAAAAACACTGGAGCGGCgtttaaacacatacacacacacagagagagacacacactccTTCAGCAAACTGCTCTTTAAGGACGTCTAACAGACCTCGACATCGAAAGCTGGATCTGCGTTTAATGgtattataagatattataattacagtattacagtaaatGAAGTGTAACATATGTTTGCTGCTATTACGTGTAGTACAATGACAAACTGCAGGCAGGTAATAGCTCATTACTGCTGCTGTGAAAATAATCTGGCCAAGTTATATAACAGGAggttttcattttattaaaaacagcagagaaaatggTGAGTGTGTCTGGTTATCACTGTATGGATGTGGCCTTACTGGAGGAGGACTTACTGCCATCTACAGTGGCACCAGTCAAGGAGTGGGATGTAAGGCAGCACATgaaaagtcagttcttgaagttgaggTGCTGAAAACAGGGAAAATGGGCAGGCGTAAGAATTGTAATGTGTCTAAGTGACTGGATgacaacatctccaaaacatcaggtcttGCAACAGCTTTTTGCATACGACTGTATGGCAGCAGTGGGAGTAGCCATGGCGTAAAGGCTAAAAAAAAGCAGACTTGGGAAGCGGAAAGGTTGCTAGTTTGATGCCCTGGactgctgtggtggtggtggtggtgggggggggagtGAAGGAACAGTCCTTTCTCCTCCATCAACAATCATGGCTGAGGAACCCAGCTACTCCCTGGGAGCTGAGGAGTAGTTCACTGATATGGCTGGGCTAATTGCGGAGGTTGAATTCCATTGTACTGCTGCGTAATGGCTGTGAAGTGTGTTTCTAACATGTGTATAAACAATGTGACGATATGCGGCTTTACACAAGTTCTTGTAAAGTCCTGATACTATCAGATTTCCTATAAGATAATTACATAAAATCTAGATGTCATCGTATTATTGATCATTAAACACGCATCAGCTCCTCTCAaaattattttatacatttgtaCGTGTTTTCAGTGAAAAGTTCGGATACACTTAAATAGTGTACATGCACACGCAGCACTTGCCCTGGAGTGGGCAGGGCTCTCTGCCGCACCGCCACACAGGTGTGGGCGCAGACCTGTTGCCATGACAACAGGACTCGCCTGGAGCGGTGCTTAGGCACTCGTGTGCTTCTCTCAGGTTACAGATTTTGGTTCGCAACTTTCTGCTACTAAGACACTTCCAAGTCTTGCTGCCAAAATAATAGTAGAAATTTAATCAAGGTGCAGCAGCAGGAAACAGAAGGAAAACTGAGACTAGcacaaaatctccaaaatggagtTCAACTCATATACATAACTTTAGGGAATCCAGACGTTTATATTctgtgcaaacacacaaaaaaggtgtACTTAATAACCCACAGTAAACCAGGCTTGGAGTGTTGTTTTAAAAGATCTGTGACGTGTACCTCATCCAGAAAAATCTGACATGAAATGTTGATGACGATGATAAATGACACTATGGTTTGTCTGGGGTCAGCTATTCAAGAAGAACCAGAGCAGTGTCTAAACCTATGGTTCTGTTAGAGGTATTAATATTGCATTCTGGCTTCTTGGTCTTAAAAACCACAAAGCTATAAACAGGTTTTGGGTTAACTGTGAAGTTTCTGAAATGCTGAAACTCAGAAAACATTCTGAGTTCTGAATGGAAGGAGAACTTTGCAGCATTtctctttaaatgtttaaatgtactgTGAACTGTAAATGTCAagttacttaaaaaaatgaacaactATTCAGCCAAGAAATTAATTTTATCTTTTGGTACTTTTTATTAAAGTAATCCAGAACGTTTCTATGTTATGTGCGAACATTTCTACATAAGATTTGCAAAATATTTGcttacatttattttctgaTCATTTTTGGAGTAAAAGATGATACAATTTGTACAGTTTGTACAATAATAAgtaaatctgatctgatcttctgCAGCATAGCTAACCGTGTTTGTTCATTTACATTAGATATCTCCTGAAAAGCAGACATTTCTGACTGTGGCCTTTACAAGATCTACTGGATCTATAAGGCTTTGCGCTCCCCCTAGAGCCCAACATGCTTCATTACAAACACTCCATCAGATAGTTTCAAAAATCCACATACACTTTATTCACTAAAATCAAGAATACACCATTCCCTCTGTTTAATTGTATGATATAAATGGGGTTGGTATGAAATAAGCACTGCAGTTACTGCAGTTCTCCATCATGTCATGTTCATTtgaatcagatttttttattaaaatttagTCATAAGCTAAAGAAGAAGATACTAAAGAAGATACTGTCTTCACAACAAGCTCTCAATCACAGAACCCCTGAATTGTACAAGTATCCCCATAACACACTCACTTCAACTTCAACCAGAAGACTAAACAGTGCAAGAGTCTTTCAGTGGAAGAGGTTTCTTTCACTTGCTCACGCATTCGATCATGCATGATGTCCCAgacatctcctctcctctcccatcTGCTTCCACTACTTCCGTCACATCACGACTTTGGCTTGAATGGATCTGACCAGATCTTTACTCCTTAAAAACAAGGACACATCAGAGACACATCAAAGCATGAAAAGCTGGACCAAACAAATCAGGACCCATAAGATCGGCACAACTGCAACCATCAGACTATGTTCCGAATACTTGACAAGATTACCTTTACAGGACTTGACTTACCAACAGGCTGAACGTCTGCTTGATTGATCCCAGCTCGGTTAATTTTCTGGATCTCCCCTGCAGACATTTAGGATGTTACATTAGACAgagtggtgatggtgatggtcctCACAATTTGGATAAtttttaaagagcccatatcatGGAAATACAGGTTCATTATTATATCATGGTACATAAACATTATTTTGTTATCATCTCACAAAACAATTCACAGTAAGTAGACCTTATAGAGTAATGTAGACATTATTTTAAGCTGGGTCTCGTATTACAAACGCAGCTACAGTcagatcatgtgttttttaaatgatgttgtattatatttatacagtcTAGTTTATAAATGTGGAAAATGTTTATTGTAACTGATTGCTGGAGCTGAAAGGTGCGTAACCTTGTTTACATCATCACTGGCTAACGTTAGCACCACTGAAAGACAAGCTAGAAACTACAAGCAAAAAACTGCCAGCAGCAAACTCACTGTACTCATTGCTGTGAGAAAGGGGATGGAAGAATATAGGGTAACAAGCCGCCGCTACTGCAACTACGAAGCCCCCATATATGAGCGTCGTTCTCCGGACTCCGGACATGTCTGCAGCCTGAGAGGGACAGAGCAAGTTggtggctagctagctagctaacccctTCCGGGTCAAGTTCAGCGCATGACAATTAACCCATGCGTGCCCAACAGCTACAGTTAATACTTCATTAATTATACTTAATAATGTGTTCTGACTGGGTTAAACCttatgataaataaaataaagatcaaaaataaatatttatattatgtatataactatattatatatatatattatattgtatatacatatataaactatattttatatttatatataacgtataccttattaaaaataaaacaagtaaGCTTGTGTTGTAAGATTCTAATAACCTGTTTTCGTATTATATTTTGTATGGTTTAGTTAGAACTCGTGACCCATGTGACTAAAGTAAAGAAATACAATAAACTGTGATATTATctgaaaatattattttctGATAATAAAGACTTAACACACCATCCCACTGGCTGAATACATTGTTCCCTTATTTTAACAATCCGTTtctacagtttaataaatcgttttcTAGGTTTGGAGGGGATGCTTTAGCTAACTAAACAAATGGGAATGATTAATCAAATTGGGCtcaattgagggaatgatttgttaaatcgagggaacgtcTGAAAAAACGTTGGGCTCTGTAAATGTGTGCTAAGGCAAGCTCAGAGAGACGTTTTACAACATTTCAGATATGGACATGATTGGGATAAATAATGCAAttcaaataaaacatatattaaaGATTTTTATTTCACTCATTTCTTCCCGTCATTAGATCAGTGTTAAAAGCTGAGTATACCGCTGGGGGGGTCTTTTATTTTGTAGTCTCTCTCCCtcgccctccctccctccctcccgccctctccctccctcgctgCTGCAGGCTGGCTGGGCCGCTCCTGCTGTCTCAGTTCCGGGGCTGAAtgagttttcttttttaccTTCTTCGTTTAGCGGAGCTCTGACTTTACACAATGGCCTCTCCTAACACATACCGGCTGAGCTGCTCCATCCCAGGTCATGAAATGGACGTGAGGGGCCTTGCAGCCACGGCTTTTCCCGAAGGAGCTTTCGTCTCTGTGTCGAGGGACCGAACCGCCAGAGTCTGGGCACCAAATTCAAGGTAGCCGGTTAGCAGGCTAGCAGTTAGCAGGCTAACAACACCGAGGTGTTCATAGCAACCGCGGCGACCAGAGTCCGTGACCAGCTGGTCGAGTGGCTGCTTTCACCACTATATTATTTATCTGGTTAGTTCTGAATACAGCAGCTTTCGGTTTACACTGGAACCAGCTAGATATGTTGACTGGCTAACCGAAGCTAGCGGTAACTGACACACTGAAGTCTGGGCTGTCTTGCCTTGTTGAGCCGGCTCTTCCCACTGGCTGAGGTCTTATGACTGAACTCTCAGGTGGCTTCATAGGAACGGATGTAGTAATGACAGGACCAGCTATTTAGACCCAATTTTTTTGCTTTGAGGGAAGCGCAAACCTTTTGTTTTGGGAATCAGATGATCGATAGTGTCGgtaatttttttcttcttttgatACAAAAAAAGAGCTGTAATGTATAACGTAAAAACTAATATTTAGAGACATGAAACAATCTCCTAATTTGATCAAAATCTTCCCTTAATACAATTAAAGCTTCTCCTCTAACCTGAGTGAATGGTTTCTCTTTAAGTATGGCTAGATAACTTGGAGAGTTAGAGACTCTTGACCTTCTTTAAAATATGACATATTtttttcagattcttttcaAATTATTACATAAAGTCATGAACCTATATACACTTTagttttactaaaaaaaaaagaaaaaagactgACATCTGTAAAaactggctgctgctgctgattgtGGTGTATTTGCACCTGCATTTGTTGAACAGGCCTCCGTGTTAATAACATGCTTATGAGCCAGTTCGCACACTAGATTTTGGGACAACATGCGTATTGTCTTACTGACTCTAATGGGACTGATGTTGTGTGTGTTAGAGGAATCTAGCATTAGTGCATGGACTGTCTACCTGTAACAAGCATGTCGCAGGTGTTCAGAATGTGCAATTGAAAACTTGTCTTTCGGTTGCTTTGTGGTTTCTTATTCTGTAGTGAAACTAGTGGTTACAAGGAGCTGCACTGTATGAACGGCCACACGAACTTCGTTTCCTGTGTCTGCATCATCGCCCCCAACGAAACCTACCCCAGGGGCCTTATAGCGACCGGCGGCAACGACAACATCATCTGCGTTTTCTCCCTGGACCGACCGGACCCCATGTTCACCCTGACAGGACACAAAAACACAGGTTCTGCCGCTGTGATCTCGTGCTTTATATTACACATAAGTATGATCTTAGTGGTGAGGAAACTCTTCTCACCTTGTCTTGCTACTTCTGAGAGTAGTAGAGAGTACTTCAACAGTCAAGGAAGAGGCCTGTTTtgaatggataaaaaaaaaaaaaatagattttgaAATGTTTTGACAATGTTTTGACATTTGACATCTTGCTGTCCACAGTGTGTGCGCTCTCAGCTGGGAAGTTTGGGACGTTATTGAGTGGATCATGGGACACCACAGCCAAAGTCTGGCTCAGTGACAAATGTATGATGACTTTACAGGTAATCCTGCCTTTGAGAACTGAAGAAATAGGATTTGTTTGCTTTAGATGGAGATGCTTTGCACTGTCCTGCGTCATTTGATTGTGTGTGATGTATGGGCGGGTCTGCTCTTGCTTTATGTAGGGGCATACAGCGGCAGTATGGGCTGTGGTGATTCTGCCAGAACAGGGTCTCATGCTCACAGGATCGGCTGACAAGACTGTTAAACTCTGGAAAGCTGGCCGCTGTGAGAGAACATATTCAGGTGAGCCTCAGACCAGACTTTCAGTTGGTTTCCATTCATGTCTCATTTATATCCACTTTGGGAACACGCTCCTGTTATGTCTGGCAGTCAGTATGTGTAGGTTGCTAGTTTCTTTTATATTTTGACAGGTCGGTACATTTATTTTCCACAAACCACCAGAGgtcagtgttgtgttttgtgttgcagGTCATGAGGACTGTGTTCGAGGTCTGGCTGTGGTGAGCGATGTTGAGTTCCTCTCCTGTAGTAATGACGGCAGCATCAGGCGATGGATGGTTACAGGAGAATGTGTTCAAGTATACCACAGTCACACTAACTATATCTACTGTCTGTCGGTCTTTGCAAATGGGCAAGGTAaggatgccccccccccctcttatttttttaaagagcatAATTTTATATATCGTGTCCTCTGTTATTCATTTCTACAGTGGGAAGTGCAGCCTGGATATTGAATGGATGCAGTACCTTGCTGCCTTGTATTAATTAGAACACATTTtgatacatacattggttttatTTGTATAATACTGCACTTAGGATGTTATGTGAAGTGTTCAGCAAAGTTTAAATAGAAAGCACAAAGCAGATAAATATGGTAAAACACTCCTCAGAAATCCCCAAAATGCACTCACCAGACCTCTCTGAGAACAATCTAGGTGTGGTCTTAATATTCGAATGAATTTgtgtgactgacagccctctatTACTGGAACACTAACATTTCTTTTAACGATATCGTGACCCTCCAAACAGCTATAAGACAgggaagtctctctctctctctctctctctctctctctctctctctctctctctctctctctctcttttttttgcagAGGAACAGCCAGGCTAACCTCCTGTTCTCTCTTGCAGCACTATAAGACTTACCCCCTGCCTACCCGAAAGGGTGTATCCCCGGCTCTCTCTCACAGTGCTATGCAGTCTCCCACTGTGCAGACTCGCATTCAGCCCACACTGTGAGGACCAGCGCTGTTAAACTCACGGCTCTTTTGAAATGCCTCACAGCCAGGGTTTTAGATGGGCCTCTCTTAATGGTGTAGCAGAGACCAAGTTATTGACTCTGTCCTCTGTAAAATGTTTACTACATGTACAAATAGTAGACAACACCACTGTGTCCTTGGCcaactaaaaaaatatatatatatcaaatttaggttcccaggggctttaaacTGATTCAGTTGAATGATTAGTTATTCATTTTAACTACTTCTGAATTATTTGTGGTGTGTTAGTAGGATAAGGAAGATGTCAAATTAACAATAAAGGattttatttctctctttgttAGACTTTGTAAGCACAGGAGAGGATCGGACCGTAAGGATCTGGAAAAAGGGTGAATGCACTCAGACAATCCGTCTACCTGCCCAGTCAGTCTGGTGCTGCTGTGTGTTGCCAAATGGAGACATTGCTGTAGGAGCTAGGTACACACATCATCTGCAATGTGAAATCTAAATGCTGTCTTGATTTACTAAACCAGCTCTTACCAAATATTTCTTGGATATTTTAAAACAAACTAAGACAGTGGATTAGTCTTAAAAAGTAGAGGATGATGTGGAATGATATGGATTTGGGAACTGTCCACAGCGACGGCATTATCCGTGTGTTTACTGAGAGCGACGAGCGTGTAGCAAGTGCTCAGGACCTGCAGGCGTTCGAGGATGAACTCTCTAAAGCTACTATTGACCCCAAGACTGGAGACTTGGGAGACATCAAGATGGAGGACTTACCTGGAAGAGAACACTTGAATGAGCCAGGTAAACAAACTGGTATCTTTTAAACCTCAGACTTGTCATGGTGGTGATCCTAATTAAACCTCCACCGGTGATCTTTAATGTGCAGATTCTGATTAATTTCGCTCTAAACTAAGGccctaccttgtgttttgtatttatctttttttattgcatctcttcctttttatttattaatttttataaataattactGTTAATACACTTTCGGGTGTAACACACAGCAtatacacagttgaagat
This portion of the Salminus brasiliensis chromosome 9, fSalBra1.hap2, whole genome shotgun sequence genome encodes:
- the smim20 gene encoding small integral membrane protein 20, producing the protein MSGVRRTTLIYGGFVVAVAAACYPIFFHPLSHSNEYREIQKINRAGINQADVQPVGVKIWSDPFKPKS